A stretch of the Kroppenstedtia eburnea genome encodes the following:
- a CDS encoding YitT family protein, translated as MSGSNLLKRVVMILVGATLVAVGLEIFLAPNQVIDGGITGISMIFSYLSGAKLGIFLFLLNLPFFFLGYKQIGKTFALSTLFGVAVLSVGTALLHPVEPLTDDPLLAAVFGGVILGIGVGLVIRYGGSLDGTEILAILFNKKLPFSVGETVMVMNLFILGSAGFVFGWDHAMYSLMAYFIAFKMMDLTIDGFESTKSVWIISDQHREIGNALLRRLGRGVTYLHGEGGYSGDEKKVIFCIVTRLEEAKLKSIVDEIDPEAFLAFGDIHDVKGGHFKKQDIH; from the coding sequence ATGAGCGGCAGCAATTTATTGAAACGGGTGGTCATGATCCTGGTCGGTGCCACCCTGGTGGCCGTCGGCCTGGAAATATTCCTGGCCCCCAATCAGGTGATTGACGGGGGAATCACCGGAATCTCCATGATCTTTTCTTACCTGAGTGGAGCCAAATTGGGTATTTTTCTGTTCCTCCTCAATCTCCCCTTCTTCTTCCTCGGCTACAAACAAATCGGGAAAACCTTCGCCTTATCCACACTGTTTGGAGTCGCTGTTCTCTCGGTGGGAACCGCCCTGCTCCACCCGGTGGAACCCCTGACCGATGACCCGCTGCTGGCGGCTGTCTTCGGCGGTGTCATCCTGGGAATCGGTGTCGGATTGGTCATCCGCTACGGCGGCTCCCTGGACGGCACAGAGATTCTGGCCATCCTCTTCAATAAAAAACTGCCCTTCTCCGTCGGGGAAACCGTGATGGTGATGAACCTGTTCATTCTGGGAAGCGCCGGGTTTGTGTTCGGATGGGATCACGCGATGTACTCATTGATGGCTTACTTTATCGCCTTTAAAATGATGGACCTGACCATCGATGGTTTTGAGTCGACCAAGTCCGTCTGGATCATCAGTGACCAACACCGGGAGATCGGAAATGCCCTTCTCCGCCGCCTGGGACGGGGTGTCACCTACCTTCACGGGGAAGGGGGTTACAGTGGGGACGAAAAGAAGGTGATCTTCTGTATCGTCACCCGACTGGAAGAAGCCAAATTGAAGTCCATTGTGGATGAAATCGATCCGGAGGCCTTTTTGGCCTTTGGAGATATCCATGATGTGAAGGGCGGTCATTTCAAAAAACAGGATATTCATTGA
- a CDS encoding flavodoxin family protein → MSILALYCSTRRQGNSELLADIVVEGLDCTKIHLKDHHIEPIRDFRHDPEGFKPVHDDHAKLIREILNHDMFLFATPIYWYGMPGILKNFIDRWSTYYSDMTFKDRMSEKEAIVVVTGGDDPHIKGFPLIQQFYWIFEFMGIEFTNYIIGNGNNPGDVLRDLNALSKAEQLNHQLRMRG, encoded by the coding sequence ATGAGCATTCTGGCTTTGTACTGCAGCACCCGCAGGCAGGGAAACTCTGAATTGTTGGCAGATATTGTGGTGGAAGGTTTGGACTGCACCAAAATTCATCTGAAAGATCATCATATCGAGCCGATCCGGGACTTCCGCCACGACCCCGAAGGGTTCAAACCGGTCCATGACGATCATGCCAAGTTGATTCGGGAGATACTGAATCATGATATGTTCCTCTTTGCAACACCGATTTATTGGTACGGCATGCCCGGGATTCTGAAAAACTTCATCGACCGCTGGTCTACATATTACAGCGATATGACCTTTAAAGATCGCATGAGCGAAAAGGAAGCGATTGTCGTGGTGACCGGAGGGGATGATCCCCACATCAAAGGATTTCCCCTCATCCAGCAATTCTACTGGATTTTCGAATTTATGGGCATCGAATTTACCAACTACATCATCGGCAACGGAAACAATCCCGGAGATGTCCTGCGGGATCTGAACGCCCTGTCCAAAGCTGAACAACTCAACCATCAACTTCGCATGCGGGGGTAA
- the udk gene encoding uridine kinase, translated as MKRPIIIGVAGGSGSGKTTVARNICERFSDSVALIEQDAYYKDQSHLPLEERIHTNYDHPFAFDTELLISHLQQLLKRIPIQKPVYDYTLHTRADRRIPVEPKDVIILEGILILEDERLRELMDIKVFVDTDADVRILRRLERDVKNRGRTLDSVIQQYLTVVRPMHLQFIEPGKRYADLIIPEGGYNQVAVGLLINQIQTILAES; from the coding sequence ATGAAGAGACCGATCATCATCGGGGTTGCCGGGGGGAGCGGTTCCGGCAAGACCACTGTCGCCCGCAATATCTGCGAGCGGTTTTCCGATTCTGTCGCACTGATTGAACAAGATGCCTATTACAAAGACCAGTCTCACCTGCCCTTGGAAGAGCGGATTCACACCAATTATGATCATCCCTTCGCCTTTGACACGGAGTTGCTCATCTCTCATTTGCAGCAACTGCTGAAGCGAATCCCCATCCAAAAGCCCGTCTACGATTATACCCTTCACACCCGGGCAGATCGAAGGATTCCGGTGGAGCCCAAAGATGTGATCATTCTGGAAGGGATCTTGATTCTGGAGGATGAACGCCTCCGTGAGCTGATGGACATCAAGGTGTTTGTGGATACCGATGCCGATGTGCGGATCCTGCGCCGCTTGGAACGGGATGTGAAGAATCGCGGCCGGACACTGGATTCGGTGATTCAGCAGTATCTCACCGTCGTCCGTCCGATGCACCTGCAATTTATTGAACCCGGCAAACGCTACGCCGATCTGATTATCCCCGAAGGGGGCTATAACCAGGTGGCGGTCGGCCTGTTGATCAACCAGATCCAGACCATCCTGGCCGAAAGCTGA